In Levilactobacillus brevis, a single genomic region encodes these proteins:
- the gyrB gene encoding DNA topoisomerase (ATP-hydrolyzing) subunit B yields MAEKEHETKAEQAREYDASQIQVLEGLEAVRKRPGMYIGSTSAQGLHHLVWEIVDNGIDEALAGFADTIHVTVEKDNSITVTDNGRGIPVDIQKKTGKPALETVYTILHAGGKFGGGGYKVSGGLHGVGASVVNALSTHLEVQVIRGGKRYGITFERGHVKKPMYVMEEGLDPDRHGTIVHFLPDPDIFRETTTFDIKTLTTRVRELAFLNKGLRITIRDERPETPTEDDFHYEGGIRHYVDYLNENKTTLFEPPIYVEGEENGITVEVALQYTDDYHNNLLTFTNNIHTYEGGTHEEGFKRALTRVVNDYARQNKLMKDNEPNLTGDDVREGMTAVVSVKHPNPQFEGQTKTKLGNSDARTAVDHTFADHFMRYLMEHPDIARKVVDKGTLASKARVAAKRAREVTRKKSGLEISNLPGKLADNTSKDPAISELFIVEGDSAGGSAKQGRSRLTQAILPIRGKILNVEKASMDRILANEEIRSMFTAMGTGFGSDFDVSKANYHKLIIMTDADVDGAHIRTLLLTLIYRYMRPLLDAGYVYIACPPLYRVRQGKMQRYLDSDDELKELLGQLPPAPKPQIQRYKGLGEMDAEQLWETTMKPENRRLLRVDAKDAINADQVFSMLMGDKVAPRREFIEDNATFAELDV; encoded by the coding sequence GTGGCTGAAAAAGAACACGAAACTAAGGCGGAACAAGCCAGAGAATACGATGCCAGCCAAATTCAGGTCCTAGAAGGTCTGGAAGCGGTGCGGAAACGGCCTGGGATGTACATTGGCTCGACGAGTGCCCAAGGTCTCCATCACCTGGTTTGGGAAATTGTGGATAACGGGATCGATGAAGCCTTAGCGGGCTTTGCGGATACCATTCACGTCACGGTTGAAAAGGACAACAGTATTACCGTTACGGATAACGGCCGGGGGATTCCGGTCGACATCCAAAAGAAGACGGGGAAGCCCGCTCTGGAAACGGTCTACACGATCCTGCACGCCGGCGGTAAGTTCGGCGGTGGCGGCTACAAGGTCTCCGGTGGCCTGCACGGTGTTGGGGCGTCCGTCGTTAACGCGCTGTCCACCCACTTGGAAGTCCAAGTCATTCGTGGCGGCAAACGTTACGGGATTACCTTTGAACGCGGCCACGTGAAGAAGCCAATGTACGTGATGGAAGAGGGACTGGATCCAGATCGTCACGGGACGATCGTCCACTTCCTGCCGGACCCAGACATTTTCCGGGAAACGACGACGTTTGATATCAAGACGTTGACGACCCGGGTTCGCGAACTGGCCTTCCTGAACAAGGGCTTGCGGATTACTATCCGTGATGAACGGCCGGAAACGCCAACCGAGGACGACTTCCACTATGAAGGTGGGATTCGGCACTACGTTGACTATTTAAACGAAAATAAAACCACGCTCTTCGAACCGCCAATCTACGTCGAGGGGGAAGAAAACGGGATTACCGTGGAAGTGGCCCTGCAATACACGGACGACTACCACAACAATCTGTTGACCTTCACCAACAACATTCACACCTATGAAGGTGGGACGCACGAGGAAGGGTTCAAACGGGCCTTAACGCGGGTCGTCAATGATTACGCGCGCCAAAATAAATTGATGAAAGATAACGAGCCCAACCTGACCGGGGATGATGTCCGTGAAGGGATGACGGCCGTAGTTTCCGTTAAGCATCCGAATCCGCAATTCGAAGGCCAAACCAAGACCAAGTTGGGAAACTCCGATGCTCGGACCGCCGTGGACCATACGTTTGCGGATCATTTCATGCGGTATCTGATGGAACATCCCGACATTGCCCGCAAGGTTGTGGACAAGGGGACGTTGGCCTCCAAGGCTCGAGTTGCGGCGAAACGCGCCCGGGAAGTCACCCGGAAGAAGAGTGGGTTGGAAATATCCAACCTGCCCGGGAAATTGGCCGATAATACGTCCAAGGACCCGGCCATTTCTGAACTGTTCATCGTCGAAGGGGACTCCGCCGGTGGTTCTGCCAAGCAGGGCCGTTCGCGGTTGACGCAAGCCATCCTACCAATTCGGGGGAAGATTTTAAACGTCGAAAAGGCCTCGATGGACCGGATCTTAGCGAACGAAGAAATTCGGTCGATGTTTACGGCGATGGGGACTGGCTTCGGTTCCGACTTTGATGTGTCAAAGGCTAATTACCACAAGCTGATCATCATGACCGATGCCGATGTCGACGGCGCCCACATTCGGACGCTCCTGTTGACGCTGATTTACCGCTACATGCGGCCATTATTGGATGCCGGGTACGTGTACATCGCTTGCCCACCGTTATACCGGGTGCGGCAAGGGAAGATGCAACGTTACCTGGATTCCGACGATGAATTGAAGGAATTGTTGGGCCAATTGCCACCCGCACCGAAGCCGCAGATTCAACGGTACAAGGGGCTGGGGGAAATGGATGCCGAACAGCTCTGGGAAACGACCATGAAGCCGGAAAATCGGCGCCTCTTGCGCGTCGACGCTAAGGACGCCATCAACGCGGACCAAGTATTTAGCATGTTGATGGGCGACAAGGTTGCGCCTCGACGGGAATTCATCGAGGACAATGCCACCTTCGCCGAGTTGGATGTTTAG
- the gyrA gene encoding DNA gyrase subunit A → MADQDYNIGRITDVDLSQTMRTSFLDYAMSVIVQRALPDVRDGLKPVHRRILYDMHELGITPDKPFRKSARMVGDVLGKYHPHGDSAVYESMVRMAQDFSYRYMLVDGHGNFGSVDGDGAAAMRYTEARLSKIAMEMLRDINKDTIDFQDNYDGSEREPVVLPSRFPNLLVNGASGIAVGMATNIPPHNLTEVISALHILMKNPDASLAELMEVLPGPDFPTGGIVMGKAAIRRAYETGKGTITLRAKVDIEEEKNGKQRIVATEIPYMVNKAKLIERIAELARDKRIEGITDVNDETDRTGMRIVIDVRRDASAEVILNNLYKMTLMQTSFGINMLAIVNGAPKVLGLKAILQYYLDFQLEVIQRRTKFELKKAEARAHILEGLRIALDHIDAIITIIRQSQTAEVAKNELMTRYSLSDKQSQAILDMRLVRLTGLEREKVEKEYNDVMANIKDYKDILASKERQQTIIYDELMEIQNKFGDARRTELMVGEVLSLEDEDLIAEEDVVVSLTHNGYIKRLPTSEFKAQNRGGKGVQGMGVHEDDFIEHLVATSTHDMLLFFTNTGKVYRMKGYEIPEYGRTAKGIPVINLLGINNNEHVQAVINVANPGENADQDLFFTTVQGTVKRTPVDEFANIRSNGLKAINLKEDDELIDVAIISGEANMIIGTHLGYAVSFAAKDVRSMGRSATGVRGIRLRDNDFVIGASVLQPDSRVFVISEKGYGKQTPASEYPIKGRGGKGIKTVNVTEKNGPLAGLTTLDGDEDIMLVTNKGVMIRFSGSDVSETGRATLGVHLIRLGDDTAVATMAKVDKEDDSDEADKTDAASEDAPATDATPATTDSDAPQA, encoded by the coding sequence TTGGCTGATCAAGATTACAATATAGGTCGGATTACCGACGTTGACCTTTCACAAACCATGCGAACCTCCTTCTTGGACTACGCGATGAGTGTGATTGTGCAACGGGCACTACCGGACGTGCGGGATGGCTTGAAGCCAGTCCACCGCCGGATTTTATACGATATGCACGAACTCGGGATTACCCCCGATAAGCCATTCCGGAAGTCTGCCCGGATGGTCGGGGACGTCCTCGGGAAATACCATCCACACGGGGACTCCGCCGTGTACGAATCCATGGTGCGGATGGCGCAAGACTTCTCGTATCGCTACATGTTAGTGGACGGTCACGGGAACTTTGGGTCCGTCGATGGTGACGGGGCCGCTGCCATGCGGTATACCGAAGCGCGGTTGAGTAAGATCGCGATGGAAATGCTGCGCGACATTAATAAAGACACGATTGATTTTCAAGATAACTACGATGGGTCCGAACGCGAACCCGTTGTGCTGCCATCACGGTTCCCGAACCTGTTAGTCAACGGGGCTTCCGGGATCGCCGTGGGGATGGCGACGAATATTCCGCCACATAACCTGACGGAAGTCATCAGTGCCCTACACATCTTGATGAAGAACCCCGATGCCAGTCTGGCTGAGTTGATGGAGGTCTTACCAGGCCCCGACTTCCCAACCGGGGGGATCGTGATGGGTAAGGCTGCTATTCGCCGGGCTTACGAGACCGGGAAGGGCACCATTACCTTACGGGCGAAAGTTGATATCGAAGAGGAAAAGAACGGCAAGCAACGGATCGTGGCCACGGAAATTCCGTACATGGTCAACAAGGCTAAGTTAATTGAACGGATTGCCGAATTGGCCCGCGACAAGCGGATCGAAGGCATTACCGACGTTAACGATGAAACCGACCGGACCGGGATGCGGATTGTGATTGACGTGCGGCGCGATGCCAGTGCCGAAGTGATTCTAAACAACCTCTACAAGATGACGCTCATGCAGACCTCGTTTGGGATTAACATGTTGGCCATTGTCAACGGGGCTCCTAAGGTTCTGGGCTTGAAGGCCATTCTGCAGTACTACTTGGACTTCCAATTGGAAGTTATCCAACGCCGGACCAAGTTTGAGCTGAAGAAGGCCGAAGCCAGAGCGCACATCCTGGAAGGATTGCGGATCGCCCTCGACCACATCGACGCCATCATCACCATCATTCGGCAGTCCCAGACCGCCGAAGTGGCGAAGAATGAATTGATGACGCGCTACAGCTTGTCGGACAAGCAATCGCAGGCCATCTTGGACATGCGGTTAGTTCGTCTGACCGGTTTGGAACGCGAAAAGGTCGAAAAAGAATACAACGACGTGATGGCGAACATCAAGGACTACAAGGATATCTTGGCCTCCAAGGAACGCCAACAGACCATCATTTATGATGAATTGATGGAAATTCAAAACAAGTTCGGGGATGCTCGCCGGACCGAATTAATGGTCGGTGAAGTGTTGAGTCTAGAAGACGAAGACCTCATTGCCGAAGAGGACGTCGTGGTCTCTCTGACCCATAATGGCTATATTAAGCGGTTACCAACGTCCGAATTCAAGGCGCAAAACCGTGGGGGTAAAGGGGTTCAAGGCATGGGCGTTCATGAAGATGACTTCATCGAACACCTCGTGGCAACCTCAACCCATGATATGCTGCTGTTCTTTACCAACACCGGGAAGGTCTACCGAATGAAGGGGTATGAAATCCCTGAATACGGGCGGACGGCCAAGGGAATCCCCGTGATTAACTTGCTGGGGATTAACAATAATGAACACGTTCAAGCGGTCATTAACGTGGCTAATCCGGGCGAAAACGCCGACCAAGACCTCTTCTTTACTACGGTTCAGGGGACGGTCAAACGGACGCCGGTTGATGAATTTGCCAACATCCGGAGTAACGGACTGAAGGCCATTAACCTCAAGGAAGACGATGAGTTGATTGACGTGGCCATTATTAGTGGCGAGGCCAACATGATTATCGGGACGCACTTGGGGTACGCCGTTAGCTTCGCGGCTAAGGACGTACGGTCGATGGGCCGTTCAGCAACTGGGGTGCGCGGGATTCGCCTACGTGACAACGACTTTGTCATTGGCGCCAGCGTGCTTCAGCCGGATAGTCGAGTGTTTGTCATTTCCGAAAAGGGTTATGGCAAGCAGACGCCGGCTAGCGAGTACCCAATCAAGGGCCGTGGCGGTAAGGGAATTAAGACCGTCAACGTGACCGAGAAGAACGGACCGTTGGCAGGCCTGACCACCTTAGATGGCGACGAGGATATCATGCTGGTCACCAACAAGGGGGTCATGATTCGCTTTAGCGGTAGTGACGTTTCCGAGACGGGTCGGGCAACCTTAGGGGTTCACCTGATTCGGTTAGGGGATGACACCGCTGTAGCCACCATGGCCAAGGTCGATAAGGAAGACGACAGCGATGAGGCGGATAAGACCGATGCGGCGAGTGAAGACGCGCCGGCAACGGATGCCACACCAGCTACGACAGATTCCGATGCACCACAAGCTTAA
- a CDS encoding BspA family leucine-rich repeat surface protein, with amino-acid sequence MKGLGTFQEQQRMVVMLKMGLILSLAAVGVMTWSQPVRAESTTKDKPIAQVKTTRAAKSAATDMSGVSGTCSWKIEYSVLTISSGTLGRNARWPKDKITEIEFTGRVVLPEESYTLFANFPRLQVVIGTANVDTSHVTNMSSMFYDDKQLGALDLRSWDVSHVERMSDMFERTEELENLQVGTWDTSRLTQADDMFGYCGARALDLRHWNVARVESMSLMFYSMFNLVSLNLSGWHPVNNTSMFWMFGEDDNLRYLQLGNRWDTSQVTDLSGVFMHTRIESLDLHTWDVRKVTTMRQLFWRCYWLDHINLSGWQTTSLRDLALTFRGAPTRYLDIANWDVHQVTTMEQMLGQSGAQYLDLHKWDVRNVVDFEQVFAESDLKSLNISGWQTPRAASMNAMFWNTKVRYLDLAGFDMSHLDYNNSYQYWGKRVERMLGSMPNLSSLTLGPKVKLKSDDGATTGLGMTEENYPSTPHANDFWHAIGSGTADHPLGPQLTVPELEEHYTPAMAGTYVREVPSAPVTVNYIDATTNEAIRPAKELRGIIDKDYTIKPDLEGYRFEYATGSLTGTFAREGREVTLYFVKKGSNLGIVRVRYHNANWGGWLKPDQILVGKIGQRFVVEAPEFDGFYLDTELPQDGRFTAQPQLIELTYRLLGQVTVNYVDEKNKVLHPAQMFEGKPGTPYRTEQFMTGIAADLAGYTLINTIGLPGSYSEDDGEEVTLIFSQESAVTPGPNPNPNPNPNPNPNPNPNPNPNPEPTPDPGPTTPPAPTPTPTPEPNPGPGPTPSPNPAPQPTPNPEPIPTPEPKPQPAPSPRPAPAPGTEQPTAPVAVVTNGGDGDRIQEASRPMAQANGAADLGEPGPSMTKHLSRQRRQPQTRAPKRSVSRRHKATLPATGEQRQTMAVLLGNLLVLGLSWRWWRKRP; translated from the coding sequence GTGAAAGGACTAGGGACGTTCCAGGAACAACAGCGGATGGTGGTTATGCTAAAGATGGGGCTGATTCTGAGCCTAGCAGCAGTGGGAGTGATGACGTGGTCGCAGCCAGTACGGGCCGAATCGACAACCAAGGATAAACCGATAGCGCAAGTGAAAACGACGAGGGCGGCCAAGTCGGCGGCTACGGACATGAGTGGGGTCTCCGGAACTTGTTCATGGAAGATTGAATATAGCGTGCTAACGATTAGTTCGGGGACGTTGGGGAGAAACGCGAGATGGCCAAAGGATAAGATTACCGAGATCGAATTTACCGGTCGTGTGGTTCTCCCCGAAGAGTCATATACGTTATTTGCTAACTTTCCCCGTTTACAAGTCGTGATTGGGACGGCTAACGTGGATACCAGTCACGTGACGAACATGAGCAGTATGTTTTATGACGATAAGCAATTGGGGGCGCTGGATCTTCGGAGTTGGGATGTCAGTCATGTTGAGCGTATGTCAGATATGTTTGAGCGTACGGAGGAGCTAGAGAATTTACAAGTGGGTACTTGGGATACGTCGCGGTTGACGCAAGCGGACGACATGTTTGGTTACTGCGGCGCGCGGGCCCTCGACTTACGCCATTGGAATGTAGCAAGAGTTGAGAGCATGAGTCTTATGTTTTATAGTATGTTTAACTTAGTCAGCTTGAACCTGAGCGGCTGGCATCCGGTTAATAATACGTCGATGTTTTGGATGTTTGGCGAAGATGACAATTTAAGATATTTACAGCTAGGTAATCGGTGGGACACCAGTCAGGTCACGGATCTCAGTGGTGTTTTCATGCATACCCGAATCGAGAGCTTGGATTTACACACGTGGGATGTCCGCAAGGTGACCACGATGAGACAGCTGTTCTGGCGTTGCTACTGGCTAGATCATATCAACCTCTCTGGCTGGCAGACGACTAGTTTACGAGATTTGGCACTGACGTTTCGGGGTGCGCCTACCCGGTATTTAGATATTGCAAACTGGGACGTCCATCAAGTGACGACGATGGAACAGATGTTGGGGCAAAGCGGTGCTCAATATTTGGACTTGCATAAGTGGGATGTTCGCAACGTCGTCGATTTCGAGCAAGTCTTTGCGGAAAGTGACCTTAAGAGTTTAAACATTAGTGGTTGGCAAACGCCACGTGCGGCCTCAATGAATGCGATGTTTTGGAACACCAAGGTTAGGTATCTAGATTTGGCTGGTTTTGACATGAGTCATTTAGACTATAATAATAGCTATCAGTATTGGGGCAAACGAGTGGAGAGGATGCTCGGCAGCATGCCGAACTTGTCCTCGTTAACGTTGGGACCGAAAGTCAAATTAAAGAGTGACGATGGCGCGACGACTGGATTAGGCATGACGGAGGAAAACTACCCGAGCACCCCTCACGCTAACGACTTCTGGCACGCCATCGGCTCAGGAACGGCGGATCATCCGTTGGGACCGCAGTTAACGGTGCCGGAATTAGAAGAACACTATACGCCGGCGATGGCCGGAACCTACGTCCGGGAGGTGCCGAGTGCGCCCGTAACCGTGAATTATATCGATGCTACAACTAACGAGGCTATTCGACCAGCGAAAGAATTGCGGGGGATCATCGATAAAGACTACACGATTAAGCCGGACTTGGAGGGCTACCGATTTGAGTACGCGACGGGCTCATTAACGGGGACGTTTGCACGAGAAGGCCGTGAAGTGACGCTTTATTTTGTGAAGAAGGGGAGTAATTTAGGCATCGTTAGGGTTCGCTACCACAATGCAAATTGGGGAGGATGGCTAAAACCGGACCAAATTTTAGTGGGAAAGATTGGGCAACGGTTTGTGGTCGAGGCGCCAGAGTTTGACGGCTTTTATCTCGACACGGAGTTGCCACAAGACGGCCGCTTCACTGCGCAACCACAGCTGATTGAGCTGACGTATCGCCTCCTGGGGCAGGTAACGGTGAACTACGTTGATGAGAAGAACAAGGTGCTCCACCCTGCACAGATGTTTGAAGGCAAGCCAGGAACACCGTATCGTACGGAACAATTCATGACGGGAATAGCGGCCGACTTGGCGGGATACACGCTAATCAATACAATTGGTCTGCCAGGTAGTTATAGTGAGGATGACGGGGAGGAAGTCACGCTGATTTTTAGCCAGGAGAGCGCAGTGACGCCAGGGCCAAACCCAAACCCAAACCCAAACCCAAACCCAAACCCAAACCCAAACCCAAACCCAAACCCAAACCCAGAACCTACGCCCGATCCGGGGCCGACGACGCCCCCAGCACCGACCCCGACTCCGACCCCGGAACCGAATCCAGGTCCGGGACCAACACCGAGCCCTAATCCGGCGCCTCAGCCGACACCTAATCCAGAACCAATACCGACCCCGGAGCCCAAGCCCCAACCGGCACCCAGTCCAAGACCGGCACCGGCGCCAGGGACAGAGCAACCGACGGCGCCAGTCGCAGTGGTCACAAACGGTGGGGATGGTGATCGGATTCAGGAAGCGTCTCGGCCAATGGCACAAGCCAATGGCGCGGCTGATCTGGGAGAGCCAGGACCATCAATGACGAAGCATCTTAGTCGTCAGCGTCGACAACCGCAAACTAGGGCGCCCAAGCGCAGTGTTTCTCGGCGTCACAAGGCGACCTTACCGGCAACTGGTGAGCAACGTCAGACTATGGCTGTCCTTTTGGGTAACTTACTCGTGTTGGGACTGAGCTGGCGATGGTGGCGGAAGCGGCCATAA